The following coding sequences lie in one Oryctolagus cuniculus chromosome 7, mOryCun1.1, whole genome shotgun sequence genomic window:
- the FASLG gene encoding tumor necrosis factor ligand superfamily member 6 encodes MQQPFSYPYPQIYWVDSTASSPWAPPGSVLPCPSSVPERPGQRRPPPPLPPPPPPLPPPPLPPLPPLPPLPPPPLKKRKDHSTGLCLLLMFFMVLVALVGLGLGMFQLYHLQKELAELRESFSQRHTASSSMEKQTAHPSPPQEKKETKKVAHLTGKSNSRSNPLEWEDTYGIALVSGLKYKKGNLVINDTGLYFVYSKVYFRGQSCSNQPLTHKVYMKNSKYHQDLMLMEEKMMNYCTTGQMWARSSYLGAVFNLTSADHVYVNVSEISLVNFEESKTFFGLYKL; translated from the exons ATGCAGCAGCCCTTCAGTTATCCATATCCCCAAATCTACTGGGTGGACAGCACTGCCAGCTCTCCCTGGGCCCCTCCAGGGTCAGTTCTCCCCTGTCCATCCTCTGTACCTGAAAGGCCTGGTCAAAGAaggccaccaccaccactgccaccgccgccgccaccgctaccaccaccaccactgcccccgctgcccccactgcccccgctgcccccaccacccctgaagaagaggaaggaccacagcacaggcctctgcCTCCTTCTGATGTTTTTCATGGTCCTGGTGGCCCTGGTTGGATTGGGGCTGGGGATGTTCCAGCTCTACCACCTGCAGAAGGAGTTGGCCGAGCTCAGAGAG TCCTTCAGTCAAAGGCACACAGCATCATCATCTATGGAGAAGCAAACAG CTCACCCAAGTCCACCTCAAGAAAAAAAGGAGACCAAGAAAGTGGCCCACTTAACAG GCAAGTCCAACTCAAGGTCCAACCCTTTGGAATGGGAAGACACCTATGGAATTGCCCTGGTTTCCGGACTGAAGTATAAGAAGGGCAACCTTGTGATCAATGACACTGGGCTGTACTTTGTGTATTCTAAAGTGTACTTCCGTGGCCAGTCCTGCAGCAACCAGCCACTGACCCACAAAGTCTACATGAAAAACTCTAAGTATCACCAGGATCTGATGCTGATGGAAGAGAAGATGATGAACTACTGTACTACTGGCCAGATGTGGGCCCGGAGCAGCTACCTGGGGGCAGTGTTTAATCTCACCAGTGCCGACCATGTATATGTCAATGTCTCTGAGATATCACTGGTCAATTTTGAGGAATCAAAGACATTCTTTGGTTTATATAagctctga